A part of Gramella sp. MAR_2010_147 genomic DNA contains:
- a CDS encoding aspartate kinase: MKVLKFGGTSVGSAASIRNVKNIISNQQGDKLLVLSAMSGVTNQLVELSELVKNRSSEEISERINRLQTKHFSLIDELITEEVSNKLIKKHISSELKALENDCQLDWNLEIDSKITTTGERLLTSIFSKYLEFESLGNTLLDAREFMHISNLENPDTGLVGELLNDSLKSAVGNEILITQGFVRLNSEKKISTLKRGGSDYTATILGAAIRASEIQIWTDISGLHNNDPRFVEQTHPVSQLSFEEAAELAYFGAKILHPQTISPVIGKNIPVYLKNTFTPEATGTCISAIAERKGLKAISAKDEITAIKIKSNRMLMAHGFLKRIFEVFDTYETSIDMITTSEIAISLTIDNTSNLDLILSELEQYGETSVDSNHSIICVVGEGLIEDRGTSKLFEILQDVPVRMISYGGSNNNISLLVDTRNKIEVLQKLNEKLFVNHLKPV, translated from the coding sequence ATGAAAGTTTTAAAATTTGGAGGTACTTCTGTTGGATCTGCTGCCAGTATTAGAAATGTGAAAAATATTATTTCCAATCAACAGGGGGATAAGTTATTGGTGCTTTCGGCTATGTCTGGTGTGACCAACCAACTGGTTGAGCTATCTGAATTAGTGAAAAATAGAAGTTCAGAAGAAATTTCTGAAAGAATTAATAGGCTTCAAACAAAGCATTTCTCATTGATAGATGAATTAATAACTGAAGAAGTTTCTAATAAATTAATTAAAAAGCATATTAGTTCAGAGCTAAAAGCACTCGAGAATGATTGTCAATTAGATTGGAATTTAGAGATCGACTCAAAAATAACCACTACCGGTGAAAGGCTTTTAACTTCTATATTCAGTAAATATTTAGAATTTGAATCTCTTGGAAATACTTTGCTGGATGCCAGGGAATTTATGCATATAAGTAATCTTGAAAATCCAGATACCGGTCTTGTTGGAGAGTTGTTGAATGATAGTCTCAAATCTGCTGTAGGGAATGAGATCTTAATTACTCAAGGGTTTGTCCGTCTTAATTCAGAGAAGAAAATCAGTACCTTAAAAAGAGGAGGTAGTGATTATACGGCAACTATCCTTGGAGCTGCTATTAGAGCTTCTGAAATCCAGATTTGGACAGATATAAGCGGTCTGCATAATAACGATCCAAGATTTGTAGAGCAAACCCATCCTGTTTCTCAACTAAGTTTTGAAGAGGCAGCTGAACTTGCTTATTTTGGCGCGAAGATCCTTCATCCACAAACCATATCCCCTGTAATTGGTAAAAACATTCCCGTTTACCTAAAGAACACTTTTACACCAGAAGCAACGGGTACCTGTATTAGTGCTATCGCAGAACGTAAAGGACTTAAAGCTATCTCTGCCAAAGATGAAATTACGGCAATTAAGATTAAGTCCAACCGTATGTTAATGGCTCATGGGTTCCTGAAAAGGATATTTGAAGTTTTTGATACTTATGAGACTTCTATAGATATGATCACCACCTCAGAAATCGCCATTTCTTTAACCATAGATAACACATCTAATTTAGATCTAATTCTTTCCGAACTCGAACAATATGGAGAGACAAGTGTTGATTCGAATCACAGTATAATCTGTGTGGTTGGTGAAGGGCTTATAGAAGATAGAGGTACTTCAAAGCTTTTTGAGATTTTGCAGGATGTACCTGTAAGGATGATATCTTATGGAGGAAGCAATAACAATATTTCACTTCTGGTGGATACCAGAAACAAAATAGAAGTGTTACAAAAGTTAAATGAAAAACTATTTGTAAACCACCTTAAACCTGTTTAA
- a CDS encoding transporter substrate-binding domain-containing protein: protein MPIFRNILLLLTLLLIFFKGFSQEQDSLRIQKKLVIGITETPPFVEKRPQGYSGLSIASWKMVNEQLQVEYEFKEYDDLGSLLNGVENGEVDLSVNPITVTDSRMKRMDFSQPYFISHTSVAKKKESTFLKHIGNFFSWDFFSVILLLLLVIFIFGILVWFFERKKNPEEFGGSFKGMMQGFWWSAVTMTTVGYGDKSPRTTGGRIVGLIWMFMAVIIISSFTAGIASSLTVKSINEEITNIQDLERFEVTTVRSSSSQELLELYNIETNLVSNGEEGLQTILNDEATLFVYDEPILNFEIERGQLSDDLEILGQSLKKDYYSYAFPKNSKLLEEVNPVLIRTLKSMEWATLIKDYN, encoded by the coding sequence ATGCCCATTTTTCGAAATATCCTCCTTTTACTAACACTATTATTAATCTTTTTTAAAGGATTTTCTCAAGAGCAGGACTCGCTTAGAATTCAGAAAAAACTTGTAATTGGTATTACTGAAACTCCTCCTTTTGTAGAAAAACGTCCGCAAGGATATTCTGGTTTGAGTATCGCTTCCTGGAAGATGGTAAACGAACAACTTCAGGTAGAGTACGAGTTTAAGGAGTATGACGATCTTGGTAGTTTATTAAATGGAGTAGAGAATGGTGAGGTAGATCTAAGCGTAAATCCCATTACCGTTACCGATAGTCGTATGAAACGGATGGACTTCTCACAACCTTATTTTATATCACATACAAGTGTTGCAAAAAAGAAAGAATCAACATTTTTAAAGCATATAGGAAACTTTTTTAGCTGGGATTTTTTCTCTGTTATATTACTATTATTACTGGTGATATTCATTTTTGGAATATTGGTCTGGTTTTTTGAACGAAAGAAAAACCCTGAGGAATTTGGAGGCAGTTTTAAAGGAATGATGCAGGGATTCTGGTGGAGCGCAGTTACAATGACCACTGTTGGGTATGGTGATAAATCTCCAAGAACAACTGGAGGCAGGATTGTTGGCCTCATATGGATGTTTATGGCGGTAATTATCATTTCCAGTTTTACTGCTGGGATAGCTTCCTCCCTTACTGTAAAAAGTATTAATGAAGAAATAACAAATATTCAGGATCTGGAAAGGTTTGAAGTAACTACTGTTAGAAGTTCCAGTTCTCAGGAATTACTTGAGCTGTATAATATAGAAACCAATTTGGTGAGTAATGGAGAAGAAGGATTACAAACAATTTTAAATGACGAGGCCACATTGTTCGTCTATGATGAACCAATTTTAAATTTTGAAATTGAAAGAGGACAGCTATCTGATGATCTGGAAATATTGGGACAAAGCCTAAAAAAAGACTATTATAGCTATGCCTTTCCAAAAAATTCTAAACTACTGGAGGAGGTAAACCCGGTACTTATTAGAACGTTGAAAAGTATGGAATGGGCAACATTAATTAAAGACTATAATTAA
- a CDS encoding 3D domain-containing protein codes for MKCLKKYFLSFCKLFHVPGILGILLIIISSCNKLDSEEDALDWNTICVTATAYNSLEYQTEGHPSITAWGDTLKPGMKAIAVSRDLLKLGLDHNSKIKIEGFDGVFLVKDKMHYRWRNRIDIYMGKDVNKAKKFGRKKINISYVFQKDEAVKE; via the coding sequence ATGAAATGTTTAAAAAAATATTTTTTAAGTTTCTGCAAGCTTTTCCATGTTCCGGGAATTTTGGGGATACTATTAATTATAATATCCTCATGTAATAAACTGGACTCAGAAGAAGATGCTTTGGACTGGAATACTATATGTGTGACGGCGACAGCATATAATTCTCTTGAATATCAAACCGAAGGCCATCCTAGTATAACAGCGTGGGGAGACACTCTTAAACCAGGAATGAAAGCTATTGCTGTTTCCAGAGATCTCCTGAAATTAGGTCTGGATCATAATTCGAAAATTAAAATTGAAGGATTTGATGGCGTATTTTTGGTGAAAGACAAAATGCATTATCGCTGGAGAAACCGAATAGATATCTACATGGGAAAAGATGTGAACAAGGCTAAAAAATTCGGAAGAAAAAAAATTAATATCTCATATGTCTTTCAAAAGGACGAAGCAGTCAAAGAATAG
- a CDS encoding Gfo/Idh/MocA family oxidoreductase has protein sequence MNKPKEETNKNSRRDFMKKSAIAASGIMIVPRHVLGGPGFTAPSDKLLIAGIGVGGKGQSDLLSFYESGNAEIAFLCDVDDRRAAISRERFPKAKYYKDYRELYDKEAKNFDAVSIATPDHNHAVQTMAAMELGKHAYVQKPLTHDIYEARKLTEAAEKYKVVTQMGNQGASGDGVRLMKEWYDAGLIGEVEEVYVWTNRPVWPQGISWPKTTSAIPTELDWKLWLGTAPYKEYVDGLVPFNWRGWWDYGTGALGDMGCHLIEPPFSVLGLKYPKDVECSVGSVYVDEFKRGYFPESCPPSSHVIMSFDGKESTSKDIKLHWMDGGIKPMRPEELGPDETFGDGGNGALIIGSKGKMMCGTYGLNPKLLPTSKTAEVNVPVKYERVEDGMAGHYAQWVNAAIAGYGNKTLSSPFEIAGPLTESLLVANLAIRGYDIQKTRKDEEGNDQIYYPGRDIKMIWDAENMKVTNFDEANQFVKRDYPEGFTL, from the coding sequence ATGTACTTGGAGGACCGGGATTCACCGCTCCAAGCGATAAACTTTTAATTGCTGGAATTGGGGTGGGAGGTAAAGGACAGTCAGACCTGCTTAGTTTCTATGAAAGTGGAAATGCTGAAATTGCGTTTTTATGTGATGTCGACGATCGCAGAGCAGCAATTTCAAGAGAGCGTTTTCCAAAAGCAAAGTACTATAAAGATTACAGGGAATTATATGATAAGGAAGCTAAAAATTTTGATGCGGTAAGTATTGCAACCCCAGATCATAACCACGCTGTACAAACGATGGCGGCCATGGAGCTTGGGAAGCATGCCTATGTTCAAAAACCCTTAACTCACGATATTTATGAGGCCCGAAAATTAACCGAAGCTGCTGAAAAATATAAGGTAGTGACACAAATGGGGAATCAGGGAGCATCTGGAGACGGTGTAAGATTAATGAAAGAATGGTACGATGCCGGTTTAATTGGAGAAGTAGAAGAAGTTTATGTTTGGACCAATCGCCCTGTATGGCCCCAGGGAATATCCTGGCCTAAAACAACTTCAGCCATACCAACTGAACTTGACTGGAAGCTTTGGCTGGGAACCGCGCCATATAAGGAGTATGTAGACGGACTGGTTCCCTTTAACTGGAGAGGCTGGTGGGATTATGGAACTGGCGCACTAGGAGATATGGGCTGCCACTTGATTGAACCACCGTTTAGTGTACTAGGTTTAAAATATCCTAAAGATGTTGAATGTAGTGTTGGAAGCGTTTATGTAGACGAATTCAAAAGAGGATACTTCCCAGAGAGTTGTCCACCTTCAAGTCATGTAATTATGAGTTTTGATGGAAAAGAATCAACTTCAAAAGATATTAAATTACACTGGATGGATGGTGGTATTAAACCGATGCGTCCAGAGGAACTGGGTCCTGATGAAACTTTTGGTGATGGCGGAAATGGAGCCTTAATTATTGGGTCTAAAGGAAAAATGATGTGTGGAACCTATGGCTTGAATCCAAAATTATTGCCAACCTCAAAAACAGCAGAAGTAAATGTACCTGTAAAGTATGAAAGGGTAGAGGATGGTATGGCCGGGCATTATGCACAATGGGTAAATGCCGCTATAGCCGGGTATGGGAATAAGACATTAAGTTCTCCATTCGAGATTGCCGGTCCCCTTACAGAATCTTTGTTGGTTGCTAATCTTGCCATAAGAGGTTATGATATTCAAAAAACACGTAAAGATGAAGAAGGGAATGATCAAATTTATTACCCTGGAAGAGATATTAAAATGATCTGGGATGCAGAAAATATGAAAGTAACCAATTTTGATGAAGCGAACCAATTTGTAAAGCGTGACTATCCTGAAGGGTTTACTTTATAA